CCTGCTGTCGCTCGGCATCTGGCAGGTGCAGCGTCTGGCGTGGAAAGAGGGGCTGATCGCGGCCATCGACCAGGCGCTGGCGGCTGAACCCGTCAGTCTTGCAGAGGCACTGGCGCGGTCCGATCCCGATTTCACCAAGGTTGCAGTTGCAGGCACGTTCGGAGAAAAATCCTTGCGCCTGCTGACCGCCGCCCCCGGTGGCGCGGGCTGGATGATCGTGCAGGGCTTCACCTCCACCGAGGGTCAAAGTCTGCTGGTGGCGCGCGGCGTGGCGGGAGATGCCCAGGAGGTGCCCGCCGCTGCTGGACCAGTGCAGCTTTCGGGCATCCTGCGCCGGCACGGCGCGCGTGCCGCCTTCGATGCCGACAACAATCCCGCCGCGAACCAATGGTACTGGTGGGATGTCCCGGCCATGCAGGCCGCGGCCCTTGGTCGCCCGCCCGCAACGCCGCTCGTCCTCCATCTCCTGCCGGCCACCCCGGCCACGGAAGGCCTGCGCGTCGATCCCCCGAAATCCGACCTCCGCAACAACCACCTCGGTTACGCCATCACCTGGTTCGGCCTTGCAGCTGCGCTGGTTGTGGTGGCGGGCGTGTTCCTGAGGGGACGTAACAAACCTTGAAGTCGCGCGGGCACCCCATTAATGCCCTGCCATCCGGGAACCCCCTCAGCCCTCCGGGCAGCTCCTCCAACACGTTGGGGGAGCGTAAACGGTCTGCCCCCACCCAGCTTGCGGGGGAGGTGGCCCAAGGCCGGAGGGGGTGGCTCCGCATTTGAAAGTGCCGTGATGAAATACGTCTCGACCCGTGGTTCCGCTCCTGTCCTCTCTTTCGAGGATGCCATGATTTCCGGGTTGGCCCGGGATGGGGGCCTTTATGTGCCGGATCAGGTGCCGGTCCTTTCCGTCGTTGAACTGAAGGAGCTGCGCGGCAAGCCCTTCGCCGATGTGGCCTTCGCCGTGGCGAGCCGCTTTGCCGATGGCGCCATCCCCGAGCGCGAACTCCGCCGCATGGTGGACGAGGCTTATGCCACCTTCGCCCACAAGGCGGTGACACCGCTGAAGCAACTCGACTCCAACCACTTCCTGCTGGAACTGTTTCACGGCCCCACCATTGCCTTCAAGGACGTGGCCATGCAGTTGCTGGCCCGCCTGATGGATTGGTCGCTGGAACGCTCCGGCACCCGCGCCACCATTGTCGGCGCAACATCGGGCGATACCGGTGGTGCGGCCATCGAAGCCTTCCGCCACAGCCGCAACGCATCGATCTACATCCTGCATCCGCACGGTCGCGTCTCCGACGTGCAGCGCCGCCAGATGACGACCGTCCATGCGCCGCATGTCCACAACATCGCGCTCGAAGGCACCTTCGACGACTGCCAGTCCATCGTGAAGGCGCTCTTCAACGACCATGGCTTCCGCGACGGCATCCGCCTCGCCGGCGTCAACTCCATCAACTGGGTCCGCGTCATGGCCCAGATTTCCTACTACATCTATGCAGGCCTCGCCCTTGGCGCCCCCGATCGCGCCATCTCCTTCACCGTGCCCACGGGCAATTTCGGCAATGTCTTCGCCGGGCTGATGGCAAAGCGCATGGGACTGCCGATCGACCGCCTGGTGATCGCCACCAACGCCAACGACATCCTCGACCGCACCGTGAAATCCGGCCGCTACGAGGTGAAGGGCGTGCACGCGACCATGAGTCCCTCCATGGACATTCAGGTCTCCAGCAATTTCGAGCGCCTCGTCTATCTCGCCAACAACCGGGACGCGCAGGCGGTGCTCCGCGCCATGGACGGCCTCAAGCAGTCCGGCGCCTTCAGCCTGGCCTCGGATGCGCTGCAATCGATCCGCGACGAATTCGATTCCGGCGCAAGCGGCGAGGCGGAAACCGCTGCCATGATGCGCACCATTCTGGAAGAGACGGGCGAGGTGCTGGACCCGCACACGGCCGTTGCCGTCGCCGTGGCGCGCCAGAACCAGGGGGCGGCCCCCATGGTTTCGCTGGCCACCGCCCACCCCGCCAAGTTCCCTGACGCGGTGCAGGCGGCCGTCGGGCTAAGGCCCGGTTTACCCCAACGATTTGAACACTTGATGACGGCGCAAGAAAGTTTCACAGTGCTTCCCAACAGCGTGGAAGCGGTGAAGGACCACATCAAGGCCCGCGCCCCGCT
The nucleotide sequence above comes from Hyphomicrobiales bacterium. Encoded proteins:
- a CDS encoding SURF1 family protein, with amino-acid sequence MTTARPRAWPVLLAAGVGLAILLSLGIWQVQRLAWKEGLIAAIDQALAAEPVSLAEALARSDPDFTKVAVAGTFGEKSLRLLTAAPGGAGWMIVQGFTSTEGQSLLVARGVAGDAQEVPAAAGPVQLSGILRRHGARAAFDADNNPAANQWYWWDVPAMQAAALGRPPATPLVLHLLPATPATEGLRVDPPKSDLRNNHLGYAITWFGLAAALVVVAGVFLRGRNKP
- a CDS encoding threonine synthase, with the protein product MKYVSTRGSAPVLSFEDAMISGLARDGGLYVPDQVPVLSVVELKELRGKPFADVAFAVASRFADGAIPERELRRMVDEAYATFAHKAVTPLKQLDSNHFLLELFHGPTIAFKDVAMQLLARLMDWSLERSGTRATIVGATSGDTGGAAIEAFRHSRNASIYILHPHGRVSDVQRRQMTTVHAPHVHNIALEGTFDDCQSIVKALFNDHGFRDGIRLAGVNSINWVRVMAQISYYIYAGLALGAPDRAISFTVPTGNFGNVFAGLMAKRMGLPIDRLVIATNANDILDRTVKSGRYEVKGVHATMSPSMDIQVSSNFERLVYLANNRDAQAVLRAMDGLKQSGAFSLASDALQSIRDEFDSGASGEAETAAMMRTILEETGEVLDPHTAVAVAVARQNQGAAPMVSLATAHPAKFPDAVQAAVGLRPGLPQRFEHLMTAQESFTVLPNSVEAVKDHIKARAPL